The DNA sequence TCACAAAGGCACATGAAATTCTCTCTCTATATATCAAATCCACAAGTTCCACCTCCTTTGGATGGATCCTAGCAAGATACTCATAGTAAAAGAACACTCTGGCATGGCAAAATACTCATATAAGATCTTAATTCTAGTTGTTAGTTAACAATAATGTatagactaaaataaaaattattctatTATATGATGATGAAAATATAACTAAAGATAAGGACATCAATCCACATAACACAATGGAAGGGCAATtaaatagataaacataagcatgggTTCAACAGTATATACCTCAACTTCAATGGCACTAAATCTGAATCCAAAATTCCCTTCAACTGCAACAAGTCAATCGAAACTTTGCAATGAGTAGTGGAATTTCCATTCTCATAAAGGCACATGAAACTCTCTCTATATATCAAATCCACAAGTTCCACCTCCTTTAGATGGATCCTGGCAAGACACTCATAGTGAAAGAACACTCCGACATGGCAAGACACTCATATAAGATTTTAATTCTGGTTGTTAGTTAACAATAATGTATAGACTAAAATAAAAACCATTCTATTATATGATGATGAAAATATAACTAAAGATAAGGACATCAATTCACATAACACAATGGAAGGGCAATtaaatagataaacataagcatgggTTCAGCAGTATATACCTCAACTTCAATGGCACCAAATCCGAATCCAAAATTCCCTTCAATTGCAACAAGTCAATCGGAACAAGCCACTGCAGCCGCAAGTTTGCCTTGGAAATAGATAGACCAAGGATTACTCACTGCAGCAATAAAATGCAGTTTTAGAACCACTGTCAAACGGAATAAACCACAAATTTGCCTTGGAAATCTCTCACGACCTAGGCAGCAGGATAGGGACCACGATCTCTGAGAGTCCTGTATGCCTCTATGACAATGATCAATTAAACTCATAATCaattaataatagataaaatacaTAATCAGAACTCATAATCAATTCAACTCTCTTAaaggcatttaatcaaacaccttATCTCCAATCTCACCTCTTTTCTTAtttctaacataatcaattaattacaGATAAAATACATAATCAGAACtcataatcaaaattttttaacacaatcaaaactaattttagCAAACTAAGCTTCACAACTAGATCAATTGGTTCTCCTTGTCATTTAGGATGCTGGTTACctaatcaaataaaatcaaattacataCAAGTAGCAACAAAAAATAAGCATAAGCAAAATTAGAGGTATTTAATAATCAAGATTTCTCAACATTGTACCTGAAGCATTAGAATCGGGAGAGGATGCCGTTTGACTACTAGTTGTTTTAAGCATAACATTTCTCCCGTTCTTAGTGTAGTGGGAGGAAGACATTATTGAGAAGAATTATTACCCAATGCTGACAGAAATCCACATGTTCATTCTACTCCCAATCTTTGCAATTCAAACAAATGAAAGCCATCTGACTGGTTTCCTTCCCACATGCCACCTGGTCCCTTCATCTCCTCCGATCCAATAGttgaaaaactaaaacaaaattcaATCATCACCTATTGTTGCAGAACCATTCCAGACAACAAAACGGAGTCGAGGAGCAGCAATTCGAGACAAGGCACCCGAGGTGCGGTGAGGCAAGGCGGGACGAGGGGATGCAATAGGCAAGGCGGACGAGCGGAGCAGAACAGAGCACCCGTGGGCGACGCAAAGGGACGACGACCACCCAGCGACGGACGACGACGACGCCATGGAAGACGGCAGCAGAGTGCGACGGAGGAGAAATCCAATTGGGAACTTAGGAGAATAACTTAGGGGTAGTTAGAGTTCTCTGATTTTGGGGGACAAAATATAAAGGGTATTTTTGGTATTTCAAAAAATAGAGATTTTTTAATGGAATATTCTGTTATTTCAAACGGTTTTATGACGgtaaggactaaattgaaaaaaaattaacgtataggaacccaattgaaaggaaaaaaaatatagggatctaattaaaaattttgcgaaactatagggattaacagagtaattaaacctttttttttacatttatatTGTTAAaccaataaatattaataatttatattttggtcatataataaattatatttatttttaaatattaatattatagatTTAATTTAAactgaatatatattaaaaataaaaaatagaatatacttattttttaaattaaaaaacttaGAAATTAAGATATAACTAAAcaaattcattaattattattgtataacatataatatataatatcatgAATTATAGATATAAATTTTGATATCCGTTTTACTGTGTTTAATTTGAatgtagtatttttaatttaaataatattttaaaatttataataaattataattatattttatttattattttattataaaatgattATTTTAGTTGAaccataattaaattaataaattaataaactaatcaCTAAAACTGTTGGATGGCTAATTCGGTTTCATGAACCTTAATTAATTCTTCTCTCATTTAAAATTTCTTTCCAAAAAGATGAAACCGAATATTTTTGGGATTTGGAAGATCcgaaaatataaaatggaaaaagCGAAGCATAGAATCACATCACGTATCAAACGTTTTAGCACGCAGAAGAAGCGCAAATCAGGAGGAGAAGGAGGTTTTGAAGCTaagaaggaagagagagaatGGAAGGTTGGGACCCGAACACGAAGTCGACGCTGACGAAGATCCCTCTGCTAGGAACAAAGGCGGGGCCACGCGACGGCGCCGCATGGACGCAGAGGCTGAAGGAAGAGTACAAGGCTCTCATCGCATACACTCAGATGAACAAGTCCAACGACAACGACTGGTTCCGGATCTCCGCCGCAAACCCCGAGGGTACACGGTGGACCGGCAAGTGCTGGTACGTCCACAACCTCCTCAAGtacgagttcgacctccaattcGACATTCCCGTCACTTACCCTTCCACCGCCCCCGAGCTCGAGCTTCCTCAATTGGACGGCAAGACACAGAAggtgttctttcttttctctcttaattattttaattcttttggGAATTTAGGGAtttgtgtttatttatttatttatttttcttgcagaTGTATAGAGGTGGAAAGATTTGCTTGACTGTGCACTTCAAGccactttgggccaaaaactggtacttttttttttcgtttttgtttgtttatttatttatttattttgttgggAATGTATACATGTAGAAGAAACTAttaggaaaaaaaagagagagtgaATGTTCGAGTGGATTTGTTTATAGCAATGATTTATGGTGTGGCTACAATGGCTACAAGTGCGGAAAACTTTGGTTGTTGGAAATTGAGTGTATATGGATTGTGTATGGTGAAGGATCGCTCTTGACCTTATATGTAAAAATTGATAGTGAGGAGGAGATCCATTATTGGTGCTGTTATTTTATGTGCATAAGCATAATGGTGGTTTGGGGTTGTATGCCTCTGTTGTTCTGACCCAAAAAAATGATGGGAAATTGGCCCCGTACCAATGTGGATGCTTGTTTTTTAGATacaatggttttttttttatatttcatgtTTTTGAGCTCACTAAGTTTGGAAAGAAAGACTTGGTTGTTGCCACGGGATACTGTTATTTCCTGTGCATAATGGCGGCTATGGTTGTATGGCCGTGTCCCTGCATGTGGCGGTTTGTGCATGGTTTTCGTTACTGGAAAGGAAACTAGGTACTGTTCCCTTGTTGTTTGTTGATGCTCCTATGGATTGCGAAAGAATAGGTTTCACACTAGATTAGCTACCTGTTGCAGAAAAGATAGATACACATGGTTACGAAAATGCTGagttatatgaaaattttttaagatttacCGCATAGGAATTGAGTGACATAGCTGAAGTGGTTTTTTTCCTTTCAACTTTGGGCCATGTTTGAAAGATTTCATAGTAATGGGAGGGAGTGACCTGTAATAGAATGACAATGAAGGGTAATTTCTTTTACGGCACATTGTTCATTTAAATCTAGCCAGGCCACTCCTTGCCACTCCCTCCGCTACAAACCCCTATTATTTTGTACTTTTGTAGAAAATAGATGGAAACAGATTGTGCTTACTGCCTGAACTGGTCACAGTACAATTCACCAAAGTAAAGTAGTAGACCCTTGATCTGAATACCCGGTGGTCCTTAATTATCATATCCACCCTGCATAATACCTTGAATATCCAGAATTTATACTGCTTGGGCACAATAAGATTGCTTGATTTGTGACAAGCAGATTATTGAGTAGAgctttctatttcaatctcaagaTTGGTGATTTGAAATATTTCCTGTTCTGCCTGGGAATGCAATTACATTCTTTGTTCATAGTGGCATAGCAAAGATCAAAACCTGCATAATCTCCATATAAATGACCTATTTTTGTTGATGAATTGAGTTCGGTTTTCATAGAAGATTTTGCTTGAGCACCTCTCGCTGTTATACTGAATTCTGAGGTCTCGTGTTATGCTGAATTCTAAATGgttatattctttttatttttgactaCCTTTTGCAGCCCCAGATTTGGCATAGCTCATGCACTTTGCTTAGGCCTTGCCCCATGGCTTGCAGCAGAGGTTCCCATTCTTGTGGATTCTGGTATGATCAAGCACAAAGACGATGCAACCACATCAACTGAATCTTAGTTAATCTATTTCTTGTAAAAGCTGTAACAGTAGAGCTCAAGTTTTAATGTTACTGGATTGATCCAAGGAAATAAAACTAGCTGTGTGACAGCAATTTTACAGGATCTTCCTTATATACATGTATCTTCTGATATTTAAAGTTTGACCCTTGTAAACTCTGTCAAAGGATAATTTATTCTGATGCAACATATCTCTACATGATTCTTAATCACCGAATGGTTTGGAAAATGAGACGCTTCATTACTTGTAGGCACCTTAATAGATGAGACAGttgatccaaaattttaaaattattcatgtTGAATGTGAGTATAAAGTGCTTGTTTGACCGTTATTAAATTcatagaaaaagattttttttcaatgaaaaaagtttttttttttattttctagtgtgTTTAGCAAATGTTTAATAGTAAGTGCTTGTTTGAgcgtcattattttgataaaaaaagatcttttttcgtcttttttattattttttagtgtgtttggcaaatttcaagtagtaaaagtaaaagtactagaaaaataaaaaaatatcttttttgagaagctggaaTTAATATCTTTGTTTTTCATGtagtaaataaacagaaaagtacttttatattgttatacctaaacatagtgcttgtttgggcgccattattttgattaaaaaagattttttttaatgaaaaaatatattttttaattttttagcgtatttggcaaatttttagtaataaaagtaaaagcactagaaaaataaaaaaaatactttttttgagaagctgtaatttacatctttttttaaaagatattttttccttaaaaaaagatatttttcatgtaataaataaataaataagtacttttatatcgttatatctaaatatatttgatagataaaaaaatctttttgtatgagatatccaaacataaaattacttttacttttccataagatttttaaaaaaaagataattcgaaaaaagatcttttcttaaaagctcacccaaacaagcccataattgataaaaaaaaagatctttttgcatgagatacctaaacataaaattacttactttttcataagatcttttaaaagaaaataactcgaaaaaagatcttttcttagaaactCACTCAAACAAACCCTAAAAGTaaagtactagaaaaattaaaaaatatatattttattaaaaagttacaattgatatattttttaaaagtttttttaaaaaaatgttttttttttttttaccaaagataggagactcgaacccgcaacatcttaattgagtatggagagactatgccatttgaactattactcatcggctaaaaaaaaaaattgttaacataataaataaacaaaaaaatattgttatcATATTGtaatccaaacataattgataggtaaaaagatctttttatataaaatatctaaacataaaattatttttacctttttaaaagatttttaacaaaagataacccaaaaatttttattttttaaaaactcacccaaacaagtTCCGAATTTTCAACACTTGGTCAAAGGGAAAAAAACTCCAATGCTTACGCTTCATTAAAATGGCGAGTTAAATTGTTAAGGggttgtttcttcttttttaatttttttttttcaagtgggTATCAACCGTTGAGCTTAATTAATTCCTGATGTTTGGCCTCCATATATGGCATCTCCACCATGCTTAAAAAATTATCCAAACTTCCCTCGTCAAATAACACTGTCCATTGTCATGCATTGTTAGTGTGTTGGAGATATTGGTGACTTAGTTTCAAGTTGTTACTACTACAACCATGAATATAGCTATAGCCAACTATCTGCAGAACATTGATGTATTTTTAATACCACACTTCAATTCAAATATAGCCAAGAGAAGAGACCGTAGCCTCATAATGCAAAATTCTAAATATGTAATAACACTCGCTCAGAATAACAAATATACAGACAGATGCATGAAAGGGTACATAAAATGTAAATGATCATCTTTCAGTGAAACTCAAACATATAATGGATGGAATATTCAGAAACTTGTGTCCATTTCTTAGTCTAAAGTGTTCCAAATGCAATCACAAAGTAGGACCAGCTGCCAGAATCTCTTCTGTCAAACTCTGATCTGTCCCTATCTTGTAGCTTATGAATCCGTTAAAGTTCTTCTTGAAAAGACTCGCTAATTTCAGAAGAGTATCTTGGTATGCCTTCTTATCAGCCCACTgcaaaataaaaccaaaatataaCACTTGACAAGAGAAAAAAGATggttaaaaaagaaaatagtaaCATTGAATATATCAACTTACAGTGTTCACAGGGTCCAATATTTCAGAAGGGACACCCTCAATTGCTGTTGGGATCTCAAGTCCAAATACCTCAGTCTTAGTGTACTCTGAATTCAAGAGGCTCCCGGAGTGAATGGCATCTATGATTTTCCTTGTGTATGCTAACTTTATCCTATTGCCTACTCCATATCTGCCAATTTATAgagaaagataaaagaaaattcaGTGTTACAAAAGATGAAAAACTGATATGCATTGTCTTTGATTCCGCACCTTCCTCCTGACCAGCCGGTGTTGACAAGCCATCCGGTAGCACCGTGCTTTTGCATCTTCTCGGCTAGCATAGCTGCATATTTGGTAGGATGCATCATTATGAATGCTGCCCCAAAACAAGCAGAGAAGGTCGCTTGTGGCTCCTTTATACCATCCTCAGTCCCAGCAACCTGTTTCACAATGCACTTAGTTAACTACAACAGCAACTCTTCGAACAACTAACTAATTCTTGCATGATTCTGAAGCACAAATACTCAAATAGTGTGTGTTCTATGAGCATCTGCCATACatattttctgtttttatatATAGCTTTCAAACATTGTAAATCAAACATGAGTATCTGTAAATGCTCTTAGAAATGAAAGGTATCACAAATTACCAGTGCCGTGTAGCCACTGATGAAATGGTACATTGTTTGTGCCAAGCTCAACTTGCTTACTGGTGGGAGAACCCCAAATGCATCACAAGCTAGAAGGATAACATTCTTTGGATGTGGAGCAACACATGGTATCTTAGCATTAGGTATGTACTCAATAGGATAAGCTGCACGAGTGTTCTCTGCAAAACCAAAAGATTCAAACTAATATTATAGTATAAATCCTAGATTTTTGAATCATTACTTTGTATATAAATTATTTCAATTATAGTTATTTCATCATTCACAGTAATCTGTAAAATTTCATATTTTCCGCAATTTTAGACATGGAACTTTTGCTTAAAAAATTATGTACAAAATTCCAATGATAACTTTGTTATTGGTTTTACAAAGTAGTAGTTCACAAGTTCAGCTATGATCTCACTTGCTATAAGATTCAGTTAGTTTGATTGACATCCTTAAACATTTTTTACTTCGACATGGATCTATTAATACTTACCGGTTACGGATTTGTCTGAGAAATCTACTTCCCGAGTATGCTCATCGAAAACAACATTTTCAACCACTGCACAACGAGGCAAGCATCTATCAGGTGAAGTGTAAGGTAAGCATATTTTGCCAAAATATAACAATATTGTTACCAGTCCCAAACTTGATAGCATTCCAGATATCTGGCTCCTTTTCCCTTGAAAGATCAACACACTTTGCATAGCAACCTCCTTCAATATTCGACACCCCATTTTCGCTCCAGCAGTGCTCATCATCTCCGATTAGATACCGGTTATGATCAGTAGAAAGAGTTGTCTTTCCAGTACCTATGAGGATCACAACATCAAAGGGGTTAAAGAAAACTCAACATAGGTTACAACATTGATGGATATGCAAGAGATGACTCTACAGCAACAAGGTACTCATTCAACTACACCTGATAATCCAAAAAAGAGCGCAACATCGCCATTTTTTCCCATGTTGCAGCCCGAGTGAAGCGAGAGAATGTTGCGCTTCGGCATGAGGTAGTGCATAACACTAAAAAGACCTTTCTTCATTTCACCAGCATATTGTGTGCCTAGGATGACCATTTCTTTCCTTGCTATGTTGATGTCAATGCTGGTCGATGAAGTCATGTGATGCGTGTACCGATTACAAGGGAACTGTCCGGCATTGTATATAGTGAAATCCGGGGTCCCAAATTCCTCTAGCTCTTCAGGAGTTGGTCGAATGCACCTGCCAaaaaaaaatctcttaaaatTGTTCTTCTTATAGATCTAGCATTCTTCATTGTCTACTCAACTTTTGTTTTGAAGATTGTATAGAAATATATGCTAATGCTCAAAAGCTCAGCTTCATTACTCACATATTATGCATAAACAAGGAATGATAAGCTCTTGCTGATACAATTCGGACCTTGATTCTATGTTCTGGGTCCCAATTCAGAAATTGATCATTCACAAAAACCTGAACTCAGATCAATTTACAAAGTTAAAAGAACTAGTCATAGATAATCATTATCACGACCTACTTGATCATATCAGATTTCTACTATTGATAAAACAGTAATGGAAATTTACATTGTATTTTCCAATTAATCAGACAATCCATTTGAACTTTAaggtctttatttatttatttttgatatcTCACAGTATCTCCTGGTCTAATAGATCAATGACTAATCCGCCACAAATCTAAACTCTATTTATTTACCTGATCAATGAGTTATTGCATACATAAGAAGATTTCGGAGACTTACTTATACTATCGAGTAAGCTAACTATTTGACTAACCCAAGTTGGTTACTTTAAGGTCTTTATAGTGTAACTACATATCCTAAAATCCTACTTGTTCCTCAAGAAACCTTAGCTAAATCACTTTTATTTAgaaccaatttttttaaaagaaacttctAAAGCGAGTTAACAAACTTGAAGATGGCCAACTAGATATTAAATTTAGTCACATGGATTGTGATGGGTCTCACTCaatgaatattttatttcaaaagtAACATTATTCTTGGTGACTTTCTAGTTCTGACGTATCAGAggattatgtaatttataaataaaataggaaagtTTTTAAGTATATCTGTATACTGATATTTTAGTGAATTTTaatcgttgatcttaattatcaGTGTACCAATACACTTAAAagttttctaataaaataatacgaataTAAAGGATGTACCTTCCTGCTAATACAATTCTATATTCGTAAATTGATATACATACacactatttatttctaataaaaagttTACATAATTAATTACACAATAAATTACTTCGCACTACTATATGATATAATAGTGGTAACTCAAATTAGGGAAAAACTGTTGCTATCTAATGAGGTGGTGGGACTCACACGCAAAATCGAATCCCAAGTCACATGCATTGGGGAAAGCAGATAGAAAGATAGAAATTGTGACTTGTACCTTATCCTAATTCTCTCAACTTATCTGATTACTCAGTGACACGTTCACCATCAAAGTCAACTTCATGGAAAAGGTCACAAATCATGTTCCCCGTGTTATGTATCATGATTACAGGAAAataaattttcttaattttttttgtaaagtataattttttattatagtttTTCTGGGATTACGAAAAAAATGTTCAATAACAAAAAATTACaccttaaaaaaaattggaaaaatctATCTCTGTCAAACCCCGTCAATGCAATGAAATAAAGAAAGGCAACACCTCACAGCTCACAACAAATATCtccttttgttttaatttaagaTGCTGACATTTGTATTACTAATGGTGtataaaaatgaatttgatccgttCGAttagcaatttttttattttctattttttgcttTGTGGTTTGTGCAAGTTTTCCgatgattttatatttttcttatctttttttaagtGTGAATTGAATCACAAATTTACTCGGTTCCGATTGGAtccactaaattttttttttgtctaaagataggagactcgaacccgcaacctcttaaatgagtatggagagactatgtcatttgagctattactcattggcggaTCTACTATAAACTCAAAagaacattattttttttattaacactCAAAAGAACATTACGCTCAGCAAAATTGTTAAATACTTCATGAGTCATGATCACTAAGAAAAAGAGTGGGAAGCTACCAATCCCAAAGATCCAGGCATAGATAAAGCCGTAACTATATACTACTATCTATCAATCTAATATAATTTCCTTATTTCACGGTTCTGATGTGTTTTTGACACGGttcaagtttgaaaaataaaaaaaaaaatggtttAATTAAAATACGAGTAACACTGAGTCTATTTATTAATTCTTCTAGAAAAACCGGATCAATCAAACATTGTATTCTCACCTTTTCAAGGGAATTCAAGTAATCAACTGCTCTTTCTCTGTTGATTAAGAAAGTGTGCTCATCCATTTCAATATTAGGTGAGCCCCTGAAATGGAATGGATTAATGAATATTGGGTTTACAAAACACAAGATTAATCATCGATTTTAATCACCAAGCAGCTCAAGAATAAGATCAGTAACTAACTAACACTTACTTGCCCCACCAAAGATCATGCTCAGTGGACTCATCTTTCACAACCCTTTTGTCTCTGGGAGACCGTCCAGTCTTTGCACCCGAAAGTGTGGCTAATGCTCCCGTTGCCGTAATAAACGATCCTTTCTCATACTTAATCGCTTGTTCATACAACTCTGCACCAAACCAAAACACACACAAGCGTCAATTAGTAACAAAAGTCTCTAAAAATTAAGATTAGTAACAAAATGATTCAGTCGCTTTCCCTAAAATAGTCTCCGAAATTATGATTATACTAGTCGGCCACCGTGGGAAACTCTCGACCATTAGACAGATTTCAAGGAAAAATCAACTgagagagaacataagatgaaaagaccttaacgttttttttatcTCATGTTCTCTCTGTTTGATTCCTCCCGAAATCTCTATGATGATCGAGAATTTCGCACGGTAATCTAACATAACTATGTCTTTGAAATTAACAAAAATGCACCATGTTAGTCCTGATATGATGCACTTTTGTCAATCTCAAATatgtaattggtgcaattgaGATCTTGAAAATCTGAGAAGAGGGTTAATCGATTTACCAGCAGGAGAGAGATTGTAGAGAACGTGGGTGAATTTGAGAGCACTGTCACTAGCATCAAAGGTAGGAGTAATATAATGATGATCATGGTGATGATGAGTCACAACCTTGCTAGCAGGGTCTCCTCTCACCACCTTAGGCCCTGTCTCCCGAGTCAACGACGCTAATGACGCGCTATTCAGTCaaacatattaaattatctatCGGCTATCGGTCATGATAATCGCGAAGTAGTACTCAAAGCTGATGAAGGTGGGGAACAGAATCCTctcaattgataaaaaaaaattgagaatgtaaaatataatctttaatcttttattgttttctctctcatatttatttttagtattacttataaaattaataataaaaaatcacactctattctctcaattgttaaaaaaaattgagaggatccattccaGTTGAAAGTGTACCTGATGGATTGAAGTTGAAGGCGCTGGCGTTCCTCTTCAAGAATGGTGGAAAAGGGAGAGGTGGCTGAAGAAGAAGTGATGGGAGTGGAGGGGGCAGATGATTTCTTCTTCTGGAGAGAGTGAAGGTCGTGAATGGTTTGGGCTCTCACCGGAGGGGTGCTGTCGTCGTGGCAGACCTCCGGCGTGTTGGTATGGGTTTGGATCCTAGCGAGGCCGTTACGGGCATTGCTGCTTGCGCTTCTCGTGAAGCTGAAACCGTTCTCTGTTGATGCTTCCTTCTTCGCCATTTTTTCACACTCTTTTCTGCTAAACCACGTGTCAGATTTGTTTCTCTTGAACGCCACAACTAATTTTAAGTTTAAGTTATGCAATTTAACTCTCTCCTTTTTCCTTTATATATAGCTACGGACACTTCGCTCATGtccgcgtgtcggacacattttcgACACGACACTCATCGACATTCGTCCGATACGTGTATTTGTTATGTCTAAtcgtgttttaataaaaaaaaaaaatttttctccgATACgtctggacacacctaaatactatcacgtgttcgcgtgtccaatcttattcttaacatatacttttaaaataaatttatatatagtatatattattatttattaaaataaaaaatattttaaata is a window from the Arachis hypogaea cultivar Tifrunner chromosome 17, arahy.Tifrunner.gnm2.J5K5, whole genome shotgun sequence genome containing:
- the LOC112765976 gene encoding ubiquitin-fold modifier-conjugating enzyme 1, with amino-acid sequence MEGWDPNTKSTLTKIPLLGTKAGPRDGAAWTQRLKEEYKALIAYTQMNKSNDNDWFRISAANPEGTRWTGKCWYVHNLLKYEFDLQFDIPVTYPSTAPELELPQLDGKTQKMYRGGKICLTVHFKPLWAKNCPRFGIAHALCLGLAPWLAAEVPILVDSGMIKHKDDATTSTES
- the LOC112765975 gene encoding phosphoenolpyruvate carboxykinase (ATP) 1, with protein sequence MAKKEASTENGFSFTRSASSNARNGLARIQTHTNTPEVCHDDSTPPVRAQTIHDLHSLQKKKSSAPSTPITSSSATSPFSTILEEERQRLQLQSISASLASLTRETGPKVVRGDPASKVVTHHHHDHHYITPTFDASDSALKFTHVLYNLSPAELYEQAIKYEKGSFITATGALATLSGAKTGRSPRDKRVVKDESTEHDLWWGKGSPNIEMDEHTFLINRERAVDYLNSLEKVFVNDQFLNWDPEHRIKVRIVSARAYHSLFMHNMCIRPTPEELEEFGTPDFTIYNAGQFPCNRYTHHMTSSTSIDINIARKEMVILGTQYAGEMKKGLFSVMHYLMPKRNILSLHSGCNMGKNGDVALFFGLSGTGKTTLSTDHNRYLIGDDEHCWSENGVSNIEGGCYAKCVDLSREKEPDIWNAIKFGTVVENVVFDEHTREVDFSDKSVTENTRAAYPIEYIPNAKIPCVAPHPKNVILLACDAFGVLPPVSKLSLAQTMYHFISGYTALVAGTEDGIKEPQATFSACFGAAFIMMHPTKYAAMLAEKMQKHGATGWLVNTGWSGGRYGVGNRIKLAYTRKIIDAIHSGSLLNSEYTKTEVFGLEIPTAIEGVPSEILDPVNTWADKKAYQDTLLKLASLFKKNFNGFISYKIGTDQSLTEEILAAGPTL